Proteins from a genomic interval of Phalacrocorax aristotelis chromosome 3, bGulAri2.1, whole genome shotgun sequence:
- the LRRC73 gene encoding leucine-rich repeat-containing protein 73 has protein sequence MLPGSIQISGETLSGAEIRDICESLRENSVRLLSLRGCQLSERDFGHVCRGAAESRSLAQLNLNLGIVSNINRVKQLAEALKTNRSVQSLFLHGSPLTDAGLALLNPALSSHPSLVALDLGDCMLGDEGINLICGLLPPDGAKSGLKELTLSANPGVTSKGWGRLAIAVAHSSQLRVLNLDYNPLGDQVAGMLAVAVASSRTLEVLDLEGTGLTNQSAQTLLDMVENYPTALRTLILAENNISPELQQQISDLLSEGEEEEETDAREVTAREKNPWICQNNSSSQMVLMTSGLGDSLLAETEM, from the exons ATGCTGCCGGGGTCCATCCAGATCTCCGGGGAGACGCTGTCGGGGGCGGAGATCCGGGACATCTGCGAGAGCCTGCGGGAGAACTCGGTGCGGCTGCTGTCGCTGCGCGGCTGTCAGCTCTCCGAGCGGGACTTCGGGCACGTCTGCCGGGGGGCGGCCGAGTCCCGCTCCCTGGCCCAGCTCAACCTCAACCTCGGCATCGTCTCCAACATCAACCGCGTCAAGCAGCTGGCCGAGGCCCTGAAGACAAACCGCTCCGTACAGTCCCTCTT CCTCCATGGGAGTCCCCTGACAGATGCAGGCTTGGCCCTCCTCAACCCTGCTCTCTCCAGCCACCCCTCGCTGGTGGCTCTGGATCTAGGAGACTGCATGCTGGGTGATGAAGGCATCAACCTTATCTGTGGGCTCCTGCCACCTGATGGGGCCAAGTCTG gcctcAAAGAGCTAACACTGAGCGCCAATCCAGGTGTCACAAGCAAAGGCTGGGGACGACTGGCCATTGCAGTGGCTCACAGCTCACAGCTCCGTGTGCTGAACCTGGACTACAACCCTCTAG GTGACCAGGTAGCAGGGATGCTCGCTGTCGCTGTGGCCTCCAGTCGAACCCTTGAAGTTCTGGACTTGGAGGGAACAGGACTTACCAACCAGTCAGCCCAG ACCTTGCTGGACATGGTAGAGAATTACCCCACAGCCCTACGGACACTCATCCTGGCAGAGAACAACATTAgtcctgagctgcagcagcagatctCTGACCTGCTCTCagagggtgaggaagaggaggagacagACGCTCGCGAAGTCACAGCCAGGGAGAAGAACCCCTGGATCTGCCAGAACA ATTCCAGCTCCCAGATGGTCCTGATGACATCAGGTCTCGGTGACAGCCTCttagcagaaacagaaatgtag